The Dethiosulfovibrio faecalis genome contains the following window.
AGACATCACCTGCAATCGTGCTTATTTCATTCTACAGCAAAAAATCGATAGAGAGGCCTAGCTGGCCTCATTCCAAACACAAGGAGGATCGCCTTAAAAAGGCGATCCTCCTTTTATTCGCTTTTCTTATCGATTTACCTCTCGAACTTCCCCTTGACTACGGCCTTTCCGGCCTGGACCATCTTCCGTCCCATGGCGAACACCGAGTCCACCGAGAGGTCCTCCCGGTTCAGCAGGACGACGTCTCCGTCGTTCCCCTCGGCTATTCTTCCCTTGCCGGGCAGTCTGTAGATCGAGGCGGGAGTGGAGGTTATCACCTGAACGGCTGTCTCGAGAGGTATGCCCTCCTGTAGCACCGAGTCCCTGACCTCGGGCAGGAGCGACCTTGACGTCCCGATGGACAGGCCGGTAAAAGTCCCGTCGGAGTCGAAAAAGGGAAGGCTTCCCTGACCGTCGGAACTGAAGCTTATCCGCTCCGCCGGAACCCCCGAGTCCAGCAGTCTCTTGAGCCCTTGGCTGCACTTGATCTCGCCCTCCTCCAGAAACTGTGGGGTGGTGCTGGTCGTGAGGTCCACCTGACCTCCGGAAAGCCCGTATTCTATGGCGTCCTCGAAAAGATCGGGGTTTCTGTTGACGTGGGTCGGAAGGAACTGCCCCAGCCCCAGCTCGGTGGTCTCCACCACCTTTCTTATGGGGGATAGCAATGCCGGACCGTCTCCCATATGGACGTTTATGACCCCCGACTTGCCTCCTATCATTCCGCCCACGTGGGCCGAGGCAGCCAATTTGGAGAGCTCCTCGAAGGTAGGCTGAGACGAACGGTGATCAGAGATGGCCACCTCTCCTACCCCTACGAACAGGTCTATCAGTATCAGATCGTCCTTAACCGAGCCCATGAGAGTTTTTACCGGAATCTCGTAGGATCCGGTTAAAGCCCATGCTGAAATCCCCTCTTCCCTCAGGGATCTGGCCTTGGCGAGAAGCTCTCCGAGATATCTACAGGTGGAGTCGGTTCCCAAAACCCCTACGACCGAGGTCACCCCGGCCTCTGTCAGATCCGAAAGAGCCGCCTCGGGAGTTCTGGATGAGAACCCCCCTTCTCCGCCTCCTCCGGCTATATGAACGTGACCGTCCACGAATCCGGGAACCGCTATCTTGCCGGATCCGTCGATCACGTCCATATTGGGCAGATCTCTTCCGGGAAAGGAGTTTCCCACCCAGACGATCTTGCCTCCAGCCATCAGAATGTCGCCTACGCCCAGCCTGTTGGGGCAATACAGTTCAACGTTTTTTATAAGAGTAAACAACTAATCGATCTCCTCTGCTCGTATCCTGCCGGAGAGAACCCTGGCCGCCCTGTCACCGTCCAGGGAA
Protein-coding sequences here:
- the iadA gene encoding beta-aspartyl-peptidase, whose product is MFTLIKNVELYCPNRLGVGDILMAGGKIVWVGNSFPGRDLPNMDVIDGSGKIAVPGFVDGHVHIAGGGGEGGFSSRTPEAALSDLTEAGVTSVVGVLGTDSTCRYLGELLAKARSLREEGISAWALTGSYEIPVKTLMGSVKDDLILIDLFVGVGEVAISDHRSSQPTFEELSKLAASAHVGGMIGGKSGVINVHMGDGPALLSPIRKVVETTELGLGQFLPTHVNRNPDLFEDAIEYGLSGGQVDLTTSTTPQFLEEGEIKCSQGLKRLLDSGVPAERISFSSDGQGSLPFFDSDGTFTGLSIGTSRSLLPEVRDSVLQEGIPLETAVQVITSTPASIYRLPGKGRIAEGNDGDVVLLNREDLSVDSVFAMGRKMVQAGKAVVKGKFER